A genomic region of Persephonella marina EX-H1 contains the following coding sequences:
- a CDS encoding thioredoxin family protein, giving the protein MRDLTTLLLIATGFLLILIGSSMASIRWLDYQEGINEMKKTGKMMIIYIHSDHCQYCRKMEATTFKNRKVEEVLERFFVPVKVEKNSEEGLNVRKIYGYMGTPTFHFIQPDGKKVYSLFGAWNEKEFLEILRYFYEGHYREKTLTEYFMK; this is encoded by the coding sequence GTGAGAGATCTAACCACATTACTTCTTATTGCAACAGGTTTTTTGCTTATCCTGATAGGAAGCTCTATGGCTTCAATAAGATGGCTTGACTATCAGGAAGGTATCAATGAGATGAAAAAAACAGGGAAGATGATGATCATATACATCCATTCAGATCACTGTCAGTACTGTAGAAAGATGGAAGCTACAACATTTAAGAACAGAAAGGTTGAAGAGGTATTAGAGAGATTCTTTGTTCCTGTAAAAGTTGAAAAAAACTCAGAGGAAGGTCTTAACGTAAGAAAGATTTACGGATATATGGGAACACCGACCTTCCATTTTATACAGCCTGATGGGAAAAAGGTCTACTCGCTGTTTGGTGCATGGAATGAGAAAGAGTTCTTAGAGATACTCAGGTACTTTTATGAGGGACATTACAGGGAAAAAACTTTAACAGAATACTTTATGAAATAA
- the soxX gene encoding sulfur oxidation c-type cytochrome SoxX — translation MKVKGLLSSLLAVSGFVIFTTDSYGGSIQFEHPDAKQIMLKDIPPGPRLYAVPENCKLNDPKFVAKKAPEGKKIFNDKKTANCVACHCAPGSVGCGNIGPDLDHYRTTLMKAEYIDGSKKSIDWLYQRIADYRVQIPSEFKDHPFFNTMTVNLTTGKLNYDQVCALAAFLLSLE, via the coding sequence ATGAAAGTAAAAGGTTTATTATCCTCGCTCTTGGCCGTCTCAGGTTTTGTGATTTTTACTACGGATTCCTATGGAGGAAGCATACAGTTTGAACATCCGGATGCAAAGCAGATAATGCTTAAAGATATACCTCCTGGACCAAGACTCTACGCAGTACCGGAGAACTGCAAACTGAATGATCCTAAATTTGTAGCGAAAAAGGCACCTGAAGGAAAAAAGATTTTTAACGATAAGAAAACCGCAAACTGCGTTGCATGTCACTGTGCTCCAGGATCTGTTGGATGTGGAAATATAGGTCCTGATCTTGACCATTACAGAACAACACTTATGAAAGCAGAATATATAGACGGTAGTAAAAAGAGTATTGACTGGCTGTACCAGAGGATCGCTGACTACAGAGTTCAGATACCTTCTGAGTTTAAAGATCACCCATTCTTCAACACTATGACTGTAAATCTGACAACAGGAAAACTTAACTACGATCAGGTATGTGCACTGGCAGCATTTTTACTTTCTCTGGAGTAA
- a CDS encoding sigma-54-dependent transcriptional regulator gives MERERILLIDDEESIIKIISKILQDNGYEVETAVTKNEALKKISERPFSIILSDFRLPDGTGIEILEYLREKDKVTPFIIITAYGSINGAVEAMQKGATHYIVKPIDSDNLLKIISFYLDKQKLSQSEDLPEFCGIIGRSKRMKDLFKEISIVSKSEATVLIEGESGTGKELIARAIHKLSKRSDSPFVAVNCSAIPTELFENELFGHEKGSFTGAVSSEIGKIELAGEGTLFLDEIGELQPMPQAKLLRVLQEKEFYRLGGKKLIPVKCRIIAATNRDLEQLVYEEKFREDLFYRINVIHLKVPPLRERKEDIPLLVRHFLNKFNRLNNKSILDISEEAMEILLNYEWKGNVRELENAIERAVVMCQHDVIKPEHLPPRILGKKEIKSERIPVSETNLYEIEKKVILKVLEEVNWNQTRAAEKLGISRKQLRTKMKNLGILNS, from the coding sequence ATGGAAAGGGAAAGGATTCTTCTTATTGATGATGAAGAGAGCATCATAAAGATAATAAGTAAAATCCTTCAGGACAACGGATATGAAGTAGAGACCGCTGTAACAAAAAATGAGGCGTTAAAAAAAATATCAGAAAGACCTTTCAGTATTATACTCAGTGATTTTAGACTTCCTGACGGAACAGGTATTGAGATACTTGAGTATCTAAGAGAAAAAGATAAGGTAACACCATTTATTATAATCACAGCTTACGGCTCAATAAACGGTGCTGTTGAGGCAATGCAGAAAGGAGCTACCCATTATATAGTAAAGCCTATAGACTCAGACAACCTTCTGAAAATTATAAGTTTTTATCTGGACAAACAGAAACTATCCCAGTCAGAAGACCTTCCTGAGTTCTGTGGTATCATCGGAAGAAGCAAAAGAATGAAAGATCTTTTTAAAGAGATATCAATTGTAAGTAAAAGTGAAGCAACAGTTCTTATAGAAGGTGAAAGTGGAACAGGGAAAGAACTGATAGCAAGAGCTATACATAAGCTATCAAAAAGATCTGACAGCCCTTTTGTTGCGGTCAACTGCTCTGCCATTCCTACAGAACTTTTTGAAAACGAGCTTTTCGGTCATGAGAAAGGTTCTTTTACAGGTGCTGTAAGCTCAGAGATAGGAAAGATTGAGCTTGCAGGTGAAGGAACTCTCTTTTTAGATGAGATAGGGGAACTCCAGCCTATGCCACAGGCTAAACTTTTAAGAGTTCTACAGGAAAAGGAGTTTTACAGATTAGGAGGGAAAAAATTAATACCTGTTAAATGCAGAATAATAGCCGCCACAAACAGAGATCTTGAACAGCTCGTTTATGAGGAGAAGTTCAGGGAGGATCTGTTCTACAGGATAAATGTTATCCATCTTAAAGTCCCTCCTTTAAGGGAAAGAAAAGAGGATATACCTCTGCTTGTAAGACATTTTCTTAACAAATTCAACAGGCTTAACAACAAATCTATCCTCGATATATCTGAAGAGGCAATGGAAATACTTTTAAACTACGAATGGAAAGGTAATGTTAGAGAGCTTGAAAATGCTATAGAAAGAGCTGTTGTTATGTGCCAGCATGATGTTATAAAACCTGAACATCTTCCACCAAGAATACTCGGAAAGAAGGAGATAAAGTCTGAACGTATACCGGTAAGCGAGACAAACCTTTACGAAATAGAAAAGAAGGTCATACTTAAAGTTCTTGAAGAGGTTAACTGGAACCAGACAAGGGCTGCAGAGAAGCTCGGCATATCAAGGAAACAGCTCAGAACAAAGATGAAAAATCTGGGAATACTTAACAGCTGA
- a CDS encoding DsrE family protein, with translation MWQVFLLIIFIFGSSFSAEKDTAKLEISDSTYPSLKVVYDWNLKSPEEVSRALTFIGNHIRAYTDHSPLEEVEIVVVSHGAEIPVFAKQNEKIFRESVERMRSLYENYGVRFYVCYNAARAFGFDIKDFPSYVILTPAGVAKLAALQEEGYRLVPVIVNDFKTVKERYGKRK, from the coding sequence ATGTGGCAGGTATTTTTATTAATAATTTTTATCTTTGGCTCTTCTTTTTCAGCTGAAAAGGATACAGCTAAACTTGAGATCTCAGACTCAACCTATCCTTCATTGAAGGTTGTTTACGACTGGAATCTAAAAAGTCCTGAGGAGGTATCAAGGGCTTTGACGTTTATAGGAAATCATATTAGAGCCTACACAGATCATTCACCTCTTGAGGAAGTGGAGATTGTTGTTGTCAGTCACGGTGCTGAAATACCTGTCTTTGCAAAGCAGAATGAAAAAATATTCAGAGAGAGTGTTGAGAGGATGAGATCTCTTTATGAAAACTACGGCGTAAGGTTTTATGTATGTTACAACGCAGCGAGAGCATTTGGTTTTGACATAAAAGACTTTCCTTCATATGTTATATTAACCCCTGCAGGTGTTGCTAAGCTTGCTGCTCTGCAGGAGGAAGGTTACAGGCTTGTTCCTGTTATTGTAAATGATTTTAAGACGGTGAAAGAGAGATACGGTAAAAGAAAATGA
- a CDS encoding phosphate/phosphite/phosphonate ABC transporter substrate-binding protein: MKVFKGFLLSLIFIIYSYGADSIILAVLSSGNPVDEYRKFKALSNYLSNVLDREVQLKIVGKYTQLLDLYEEQHIDISISCPVVFYKIKEKHNVEATAVVKIDGMILEAGVIVVRKDSDIKDVNDLRDKKVTLGSSICASNCIMPLYILSKEGITYRDIPDMWSSGSDKAAILAVISGLADAAGVKEESALLFIDRIRIIAKSPYVPRLVVAVSKDIPEDLRVRIKKALYDLNDEKTLKRLGIDGFEKPEKRMFELIKDYEDILSQYPLLQ, encoded by the coding sequence ATGAAGGTTTTTAAAGGTTTTTTACTGAGTTTAATTTTTATCATCTATTCTTACGGTGCGGACAGCATAATACTTGCTGTTCTGTCATCAGGAAACCCTGTAGATGAGTACAGGAAGTTCAAGGCTCTCTCGAATTACCTGTCTAATGTTCTGGACAGGGAAGTTCAGTTAAAGATAGTAGGTAAGTACACCCAGCTTTTAGACCTTTATGAAGAACAGCATATTGATATATCCATCTCATGCCCTGTTGTTTTTTACAAGATTAAAGAGAAACACAATGTTGAAGCTACAGCTGTTGTTAAGATTGACGGTATGATCCTTGAAGCGGGAGTTATAGTTGTCAGGAAAGATAGCGATATAAAGGATGTTAACGATTTAAGGGACAAAAAGGTAACACTTGGAAGCTCAATATGTGCAAGTAACTGTATAATGCCCCTTTATATTTTGAGTAAAGAGGGTATCACATACAGGGATATACCTGATATGTGGAGCTCAGGGAGTGATAAGGCTGCTATACTTGCTGTTATATCAGGTCTTGCTGATGCTGCAGGTGTAAAGGAAGAGAGCGCCCTTCTTTTTATAGACAGGATCAGAATTATAGCTAAATCACCTTATGTGCCGAGACTTGTTGTTGCCGTTTCAAAAGATATACCTGAAGATCTCAGAGTCAGGATAAAAAAAGCTCTTTACGATCTTAACGATGAGAAAACATTAAAGAGATTGGGGATAGATGGTTTTGAGAAACCTGAAAAAAGGATGTTTGAACTTATAAAGGATTATGAGGATATACTGAGCCAGTATCCATTACTGCAATGA
- a CDS encoding two-component system sensor histidine kinase NtrB: MKKLKEGYKKLSIQWKVAIATSFYILLVLLGAILFTAFSFEQKLLKERDQNTVENIKGIIESYKDSFIIRNLEKIDELVRNIKSIPSVQHVTVYDIDGRIIGDTDLSNLGKIENNLVDLFRKNGKSFVRKNGTIIDHFYSVLIDDEDVVGYVKTTYDYSIIKRNIDTEILRIIFQTLAIAMIVIGISAAGTFVISGYMTKPVVSLKEKITGLNLDNITKSLSVEKPLMETGNRECIKGVVKECWLASDSPEDTLDILGERAMTECKECEKFKNLTGDEIQQLSLSFYMMVASLKDYLRKLEEAHRERETLNCMATMGEMSAKIAHEIKNALYAIXNAANYMRKNIDNPFVNEFSTVIIEEVNRLNEMTVSFLNFSKLIEPKFKNGDLNSVVKKSVDLLREDIEIEGIKVITDLDPDLPEFKFDENLIKQVIFNLILNAIDAVKEKNSSDKYIKIGTYYDEKYDGTASVVLEVEDNGIGIKKEHRDKIFKPFFTTKSDGTGLGLPMVYKIIFSHGGMIDVISEYGKGSVFKIQFRIN, translated from the coding sequence ATGAAAAAACTTAAAGAGGGATACAAGAAGCTTTCTATACAGTGGAAGGTTGCTATAGCAACCTCTTTTTATATCCTTCTCGTTCTTTTAGGTGCTATTCTGTTTACAGCTTTCAGTTTTGAACAGAAGCTTCTTAAGGAGAGGGATCAGAACACTGTAGAGAATATAAAGGGTATCATAGAGAGTTATAAAGACAGTTTTATAATCAGAAATTTAGAGAAGATAGACGAGCTTGTAAGGAATATAAAGTCTATCCCTTCAGTTCAGCATGTTACAGTTTACGATATTGACGGGAGAATTATAGGGGATACCGATCTTTCTAACCTTGGAAAGATAGAGAATAACCTTGTTGATCTTTTCAGAAAAAATGGGAAAAGTTTTGTAAGAAAGAATGGGACGATTATAGATCACTTTTACTCGGTTCTTATTGATGATGAGGATGTTGTAGGTTACGTTAAAACAACTTACGATTACAGCATTATAAAGAGGAATATAGATACGGAGATACTGAGGATAATATTCCAGACACTTGCTATAGCTATGATAGTTATAGGTATATCTGCAGCTGGAACATTTGTTATCTCAGGATACATGACAAAACCTGTTGTCAGTCTGAAGGAAAAGATAACAGGTCTTAACCTTGATAATATAACTAAATCTTTAAGTGTGGAAAAGCCTTTGATGGAGACAGGTAACAGGGAGTGTATCAAAGGAGTGGTTAAGGAATGCTGGCTTGCTTCAGACAGTCCTGAGGACACACTTGATATATTAGGTGAGAGGGCCATGACCGAGTGTAAGGAGTGTGAAAAGTTTAAAAATCTGACAGGTGATGAGATACAGCAGCTCTCTTTAAGCTTTTATATGATGGTTGCATCACTGAAAGATTATCTGAGAAAACTTGAGGAAGCACATAGAGAGAGGGAGACTCTGAACTGTATGGCAACTATGGGAGAGATGAGTGCAAAGATAGCCCATGAGATAAAAAATGCCCTTTATGCTATAKGAAACGCAGCTAACTATATGAGGAAGAATATAGATAATCCTTTTGTTAACGAGTTTTCAACTGTTATTATAGAGGAAGTAAACAGGCTGAATGAGATGACTGTATCATTCCTTAACTTCTCAAAGCTGATAGAGCCAAAATTTAAGAATGGTGATCTGAACAGTGTTGTTAAGAAATCTGTTGATCTTCTAAGAGAGGATATTGAGATAGAAGGTATAAAGGTTATCACAGATCTTGATCCTGATCTGCCTGAGTTTAAGTTTGACGAAAATCTTATAAAGCAGGTGATCTTTAATCTTATACTTAATGCGATAGATGCTGTTAAAGAGAAGAACAGCAGTGATAAATATATAAAGATAGGAACGTATTATGACGAAAAGTATGATGGAACAGCTTCCGTTGTTCTTGAGGTTGAGGATAACGGGATAGGTATAAAAAAGGAGCACAGGGATAAGATATTCAAGCCCTTCTTCACAACTAAGTCAGATGGGACAGGTCTTGGACTCCCTATGGTTTATAAGATAATTTTCAGTCATGGTGGTATGATAGATGTTATATCAGAGTATGGGAAAGGAAGTGTATTTAAGATACAGTTCAGGATAAATTAG
- a CDS encoding lytic transglycosylase domain-containing protein — protein sequence MVVLVFLIVFSVSFSFEECLEKFNEERYLSADRCFSGIKGDNILYPYAVYYRVIIGTVTDNLDRDVESKLKDLDRYAVTHYGYLSLARYYLKEDIEKALRYIKMVDKKALLKEDIPYYLYLKSEIYRKNGDKKRSFLIKKKLATQFTYDRYYGFRTFLEIKDRLSENDVYKAVDTLSSYRMFKRALKILPLVSYSQRYLYYRTVLNIKMRRYKDAERYFYLMDKKSRWYQRAVYSMIIFNHRDYEKQKEFFRMLLKTKNKKLITKAAHKLMKKSFYRSEYKDFDYFASFIKKDFRYYSDRIWFTFLKEYRKGNYRKASRILEKSIRYFSDRAKIYYWLYLTYRHFDRKKAEEYLVKASSLNSKSFYSLWAKEKTGIKKVSVKITTIPEVDLDRRLKLIKTLKMKGFYRESYMEALYYKRKDGDLIKLYRVFPEFTARDFSLNKDYYTLSYPKPFSHIDRKNIVYSIMRQESFFDAFAVSRSNAVGLMQIIPPTARWIAKKLGKKDFDITDLFDPQTNIKFGRWYIDYLIDRFKGNLFHAIASYNGGEVIVRKVIKNNRIEDVAEFIEYIPYNETRNYVKKVYRNLIIYNYKYPSER from the coding sequence ATGGTAGTTCTTGTATTTCTTATCGTTTTCTCAGTCTCTTTCTCCTTTGAGGAGTGTTTAGAGAAATTCAATGAAGAGAGATATCTTTCAGCAGATAGATGTTTTTCAGGGATAAAAGGTGATAATATTCTCTATCCTTATGCTGTTTACTACAGGGTTATTATAGGAACTGTAACGGACAATCTGGACAGAGATGTAGAGTCAAAACTTAAAGATCTTGATCGTTACGCTGTCACCCATTACGGTTATCTCAGTCTGGCGAGATACTATCTTAAAGAAGATATAGAAAAAGCCTTAAGATACATAAAGATGGTTGACAAAAAAGCTCTCCTGAAAGAGGATATCCCTTACTATCTTTATCTGAAATCCGAGATTTACAGAAAGAATGGAGATAAAAAAAGATCGTTTCTGATAAAGAAAAAACTTGCCACACAGTTTACATACGATAGATATTACGGCTTCAGAACTTTTCTGGAGATAAAGGACAGACTTTCGGAGAATGATGTATATAAAGCTGTTGATACGTTGTCATCTTACAGAATGTTCAAGAGAGCCTTAAAGATACTTCCTTTAGTTTCTTACTCACAGAGATACCTTTATTACAGGACAGTTCTTAACATAAAAATGAGAAGGTATAAGGATGCGGAGAGATATTTTTATCTTATGGATAAAAAGTCCAGATGGTATCAAAGGGCTGTTTACTCAATGATCATCTTTAATCACAGGGATTATGAAAAGCAGAAAGAGTTTTTCAGGATGCTTTTAAAAACAAAAAATAAAAAGCTGATAACAAAGGCTGCCCATAAGCTTATGAAGAAGAGCTTTTACAGGAGTGAGTACAAAGATTTTGATTATTTTGCATCATTTATAAAAAAAGATTTCAGATACTACTCCGATAGAATCTGGTTTACATTTTTAAAGGAATACAGGAAGGGAAATTACAGAAAAGCCTCAAGAATACTGGAAAAGAGTATCAGGTATTTCTCAGACAGAGCAAAGATATACTACTGGCTTTATCTGACATACAGACATTTTGACAGAAAAAAAGCAGAAGAATATCTTGTAAAGGCTTCATCTTTAAACAGTAAAAGTTTTTACTCATTATGGGCTAAAGAGAAGACAGGTATAAAGAAGGTTTCTGTAAAGATAACCACAATTCCTGAAGTTGATTTAGACAGGAGATTAAAACTTATAAAAACACTTAAGATGAAAGGTTTTTACAGGGAAAGCTATATGGAAGCCCTTTATTACAAGAGGAAAGATGGAGATCTGATTAAACTTTACAGGGTTTTCCCTGAGTTTACAGCGAGGGATTTCTCTTTAAATAAGGATTACTACACATTATCCTATCCGAAGCCTTTTTCCCATATTGATAGAAAAAATATCGTTTACAGTATAATGAGACAGGAGAGCTTTTTTGACGCTTTTGCTGTGTCAAGATCAAACGCTGTAGGTCTTATGCAGATAATACCGCCAACGGCTAGATGGATAGCAAAAAAGTTAGGAAAGAAGGATTTTGATATCACTGATCTTTTTGATCCCCAGACAAATATAAAGTTTGGCAGATGGTATATAGATTACCTGATAGATAGATTTAAAGGAAATCTTTTCCATGCTATAGCATCTTACAACGGCGGTGAGGTTATTGTAAGGAAAGTTATTAAAAATAACAGGATTGAGGATGTGGCAGAGTTTATTGAGTATATACCTTACAATGAGACAAGAAATTATGTGAAAAAGGTTTACAGAAATCTTATCATTTATAATTATAAATATCCTTCAGAGAGGTAA
- a CDS encoding riboflavin synthase, producing MFTGLIEEVGRITGIRYKSGGLSIDVKAEKILEGTKIGDSIAINGVCLTVTDIYSDGFSFDLSQETLNRTSFKDVKVGDFLNLERALRVSDRLGGHIVQGHVDTTGVITGISPSGDHTIFTVQFPSDYRDLVVEKGSIAVDGISLTVNEINDSRVKINIIPHTIQNTNLRYRKVGDVVNLEFDILGKYVLNMLRRTGTVKTTESLENLLDRF from the coding sequence ATGTTTACAGGTCTTATTGAAGAGGTTGGTAGGATAACAGGAATAAGGTATAAATCTGGCGGTCTTTCTATAGATGTTAAGGCTGAGAAGATATTGGAGGGGACAAAAATAGGGGACAGTATAGCTATAAATGGTGTATGTCTGACAGTTACAGATATATACAGTGACGGATTCTCGTTTGATCTTTCACAGGAGACATTAAACAGAACCAGTTTTAAAGATGTGAAAGTTGGAGATTTTCTGAATCTGGAAAGGGCTTTGAGGGTCTCAGACAGACTTGGGGGACATATAGTCCAGGGTCATGTTGATACAACAGGTGTTATAACAGGTATTTCACCATCTGGAGATCATACAATCTTTACAGTCCAGTTTCCTTCAGATTATAGGGATCTTGTTGTGGAGAAAGGATCAATAGCTGTTGATGGTATAAGTCTTACTGTAAATGAGATCAATGATAGCAGGGTTAAGATAAATATAATCCCTCATACGATACAGAACACAAATCTAAGATACAGGAAAGTTGGGGATGTTGTAAATTTAGAGTTTGATATTCTGGGAAAGTATGTTCTCAATATGCTGAGAAGAACCGGTACTGTAAAAACCACAGAAAGTCTTGAAAATCTACTGGACAGATTTTAA
- a CDS encoding potassium channel family protein, whose product MRRNNNNKHYGNVKPKNYRAIYEEKFYNILFQLRYPLMTVIFFTTLGVLMLMIINNKSDGQSVLNYFFHTVITFSTVGYTEGYGTENVNLNRFFSTLFIMISIPLVYIYGLVTTVNVFLNSNITEIFRYWRMYKAMDQLKGHYIICRFNGITRELMKNLKKRGIKYVLVEPDPALEEDIKNFGVEYYVIDEPHKRSVLLGVGIERAKGVISAFEENTQDLSVIVTARLIRPDKDKFSIFATATTEGAAEKMKLLGATEVIVPDVAVGRRMSSFVLHPPSPTLSGFLEKIAYGERTDIDIIEVKVDQNSDLIGKKLKEVKMRQETGATIVAIVRADGKMKIAPSGDAEIKLGDSLIILGHPKALRRAEEFFEAHHIQNKEGEKVS is encoded by the coding sequence TTGAGAAGAAATAATAATAACAAGCATTACGGCAACGTAAAGCCTAAAAATTACAGAGCTATCTACGAGGAGAAGTTTTACAACATTCTCTTTCAGCTCAGATACCCTCTGATGACAGTCATATTCTTTACAACACTTGGTGTTCTTATGCTTATGATAATAAACAACAAGAGCGACGGTCAGAGTGTTCTTAACTACTTCTTCCACACAGTTATAACATTCTCAACAGTTGGATACACGGAAGGTTACGGAACTGAAAATGTGAATCTTAACAGATTTTTCTCAACACTTTTCATTATGATAAGTATTCCGCTTGTTTATATATATGGACTTGTAACAACTGTAAATGTTTTTTTGAACAGCAATATTACAGAAATATTCAGGTACTGGAGGATGTATAAAGCTATGGATCAGCTTAAAGGTCATTATATCATCTGTAGATTTAACGGTATTACAAGGGAGCTTATGAAGAATCTTAAAAAAAGGGGAATCAAGTATGTTCTTGTTGAGCCTGATCCTGCCCTTGAGGAGGATATAAAAAATTTTGGTGTTGAGTACTACGTCATAGATGAGCCCCATAAGAGAAGTGTTCTACTTGGTGTTGGGATAGAAAGGGCTAAAGGTGTTATATCAGCTTTTGAGGAGAACACACAGGATCTTTCGGTTATTGTTACGGCAAGGCTTATTAGACCTGATAAAGACAAGTTCTCCATATTTGCTACGGCTACTACGGAAGGCGCAGCTGAAAAGATGAAGCTTTTAGGGGCGACTGAGGTTATAGTTCCTGATGTTGCTGTTGGAAGAAGAATGTCCTCTTTCGTTTTACATCCTCCTTCACCTACGCTGAGTGGTTTTCTTGAGAAGATAGCTTATGGGGAGAGAACCGATATTGATATTATAGAAGTTAAGGTTGATCAGAACTCTGATCTTATAGGTAAAAAACTTAAGGAAGTTAAAATGAGACAGGAAACAGGGGCAACTATTGTGGCTATTGTCAGGGCAGATGGTAAAATGAAGATAGCACCTTCAGGTGATGCCGAGATAAAGTTGGGAGATTCATTGATAATACTTGGTCATCCAAAAGCTCTTAGAAGGGCTGAGGAGTTTTTTGAGGCACATCATATACAAAACAAAGAAGGAGAAAAGGTATCATGA
- a CDS encoding DUF6394 family protein, with protein sequence MINWGKVWSDFFIFLALTSNVGFIFSHDPYQLIIAIGVNLLATVLKFGAKKILAAELLATALVADLHLIPATILYFMEFHVPLAIGLAIGAAVANVISIIMLIIEIIFEYLKEEEI encoded by the coding sequence ATGATAAACTGGGGAAAAGTATGGTCTGACTTTTTTATATTCCTTGCACTTACAAGTAATGTCGGTTTTATATTCAGTCATGATCCATACCAGCTTATTATAGCTATAGGTGTTAATCTTCTTGCTACAGTTTTAAAGTTTGGTGCGAAGAAGATACTTGCAGCAGAACTTCTTGCAACAGCTCTTGTTGCTGATCTTCATCTTATCCCTGCAACGATACTGTACTTTATGGAGTTTCATGTTCCTCTTGCTATAGGCCTTGCAATAGGAGCAGCTGTAGCAAATGTTATATCCATAATAATGCTTATTATTGAGATAATCTTTGAATATCTCAAGGAAGAAGAGATCTAA